Proteins co-encoded in one Thermoflexus sp. genomic window:
- a CDS encoding methionine adenosyltransferase, which produces MRNIVVSEASGPYIETLPVEIVERKGIGHPDSLCDGIAERISREYTRWCEEHLGGALHHNFDKVQLVAGEVSVRFGGGELLKPIRIQIAGRGTPFYNGQAIPMETIAIEAARAYLRETMRYLDPVKHVIIDCFAGRGASELIDIVHQVTANDTSFGVAHWPRSGLEEAVYQATHYLNYELINQFPIGEDVKVMGLRQGNQVILTVAVPFIATRVHDPAEYEEAKRGVQEALQRFVSSLPALEGRTVRVDVNTADHAKRGDFYLTLTGTSAEMGDDGAVGRGNRITGLITPFRSTSLEAAAGKNPISHVGKVYNVLALEIARDIVARLPEIQEATVYLLSQIGKPLDQPLIANAAVRVRSGSLTPGLQEAVRAIVDEHLSNIHEVRRKIIAGEVALF; this is translated from the coding sequence ATGCGCAATATCGTGGTTTCCGAGGCCAGCGGCCCTTACATTGAAACTCTTCCGGTGGAGATCGTCGAACGGAAAGGCATCGGGCATCCCGATAGCCTGTGCGATGGGATCGCCGAGCGCATCAGCCGGGAATACACCCGCTGGTGTGAGGAGCACCTTGGCGGCGCCCTTCATCATAACTTCGATAAGGTCCAGCTGGTCGCCGGTGAGGTCTCCGTCCGCTTCGGCGGCGGGGAGCTGCTCAAGCCCATCCGGATCCAGATCGCCGGCCGCGGGACCCCCTTTTACAACGGCCAGGCGATCCCCATGGAGACCATCGCCATCGAGGCCGCGCGAGCTTACCTGCGGGAGACCATGCGCTACCTGGATCCGGTAAAGCACGTCATTATCGACTGCTTCGCCGGGCGCGGCGCCAGCGAGCTCATCGATATCGTCCATCAGGTCACGGCCAATGACACCAGTTTCGGCGTCGCCCACTGGCCTCGCAGCGGCCTGGAGGAAGCGGTCTATCAGGCCACCCATTATCTGAACTACGAGCTGATCAACCAGTTCCCCATCGGCGAGGACGTCAAGGTGATGGGGTTGCGCCAGGGGAATCAGGTCATCCTGACGGTGGCCGTGCCCTTCATCGCCACCCGCGTCCACGATCCCGCCGAATACGAGGAGGCCAAACGCGGCGTCCAGGAGGCGCTCCAGCGCTTCGTCTCCAGCCTGCCGGCCCTGGAAGGGCGGACGGTGCGGGTGGATGTGAACACCGCGGATCACGCCAAGCGAGGGGACTTCTATCTGACGCTGACGGGCACCAGCGCGGAAATGGGCGACGATGGGGCCGTTGGCCGGGGGAACCGCATCACAGGCCTGATCACCCCCTTCCGCTCCACCAGTCTGGAGGCCGCTGCGGGGAAGAACCCGATCTCCCATGTCGGGAAAGTCTACAATGTGCTGGCGCTGGAGATCGCCCGCGACATCGTGGCCCGCCTTCCGGAGATCCAGGAAGCGACCGTGTATCTTCTCTCCCAGATCGGCAAACCGCTCGATCAGCCCCTCATCGCCAACGCCGCCGTCCGGGTCCGTTCCGGCTCGCTTACCCCGGGGCTCCAGGAAGCCGTGCGCGCGATTGTGGATGAACATCTATCCAACATCCATGAGGTGCGTCGCAAGATCATCGCCGGGGAAGTCGCGCTGTTTTGA
- a CDS encoding ArnT family glycosyltransferase has protein sequence MPRRTWTHWGAMVGLLWLAALLRWMDLPHLPYGLWYDEAYYGLDALRVLEGHLTLFFPENNGREPLFIYLVAGAIAILGPTPYALRLTASMIGLLAVAATFRMAWTLSRRWEVGMLSGILMAFLLWPLNLSRVGFRAGLFPLAAALTLWSFTRAARSGRGRDWVIAGLIWGGGFYTYLAARMTILPIAMGLILGRQQDPRRFSLRAIALFLVSAALIVAPLAIYFFLHPSDFTLRGEQTSAFNSQRSSLTVALEQAVRVGGMFFIRGDDYPRHNTDSRPVFDPLLAFAFLTGGIQATRRTPFTAIWGFLMLLPTFLSTEAPHYLRASGVLPVAAFWAATGLWTLAGITDRWIRAPWGRAAILGGCLGLSFPWHTVAYFDPTWWAQARVRGAFSLDSREAADEIRSFLNTYPHGTVILSERLWAGRAEMRFLLWNQPAVRIRRLEKDPPEPPLTPALVVGWQYEPVPLLRRWLPREALISMRAPDPWPGEDTPRYRAMWAEPADRMRSNLQAVFEDGIALKGGIAQRSGRRLTVILDWEALGKPSRDYSVFVHIYPEAEARQWPPTSPPIAQRDGGIMDGAYNTGLWQPGDRIRETRTVILPASLSRTPLKIWVGLYRWEDGTRLRVQGGGEAVSIPVEEIAMSPPRPSEAR, from the coding sequence ATGCCTCGCCGCACATGGACCCACTGGGGGGCGATGGTCGGGCTGCTCTGGCTGGCCGCGCTTCTCCGCTGGATGGATCTCCCTCACCTTCCCTATGGGCTCTGGTACGATGAGGCCTATTATGGCCTGGATGCCCTGCGGGTTCTGGAGGGGCACCTGACCCTCTTCTTCCCGGAGAACAACGGCCGCGAGCCTCTGTTTATCTATCTGGTCGCCGGCGCGATCGCCATCCTCGGCCCCACCCCCTACGCGCTGCGGCTCACCGCCAGCATGATCGGCCTGCTCGCCGTCGCAGCCACCTTCCGCATGGCCTGGACGCTCTCCCGGCGCTGGGAGGTCGGGATGTTGAGCGGGATCCTGATGGCCTTCCTGCTCTGGCCGCTGAACCTCAGCCGGGTGGGGTTCCGAGCCGGATTGTTCCCCCTGGCCGCAGCGCTCACCCTGTGGTCGTTCACCCGGGCCGCTCGAAGCGGACGGGGCCGGGATTGGGTGATCGCTGGGCTGATCTGGGGAGGCGGGTTCTACACCTATCTGGCCGCCCGCATGACGATCCTCCCTATCGCTATGGGCCTGATCCTGGGACGCCAGCAGGATCCCCGGCGGTTTTCCCTCCGGGCCATCGCCCTCTTCCTGGTCAGCGCCGCGCTGATCGTTGCTCCCCTGGCCATTTATTTCTTCCTCCACCCTTCAGACTTCACCCTGCGAGGGGAGCAGACCTCCGCCTTCAACAGCCAGCGTTCTTCCCTCACCGTCGCCCTGGAGCAGGCGGTCCGCGTGGGGGGCATGTTCTTCATACGCGGCGATGACTATCCCCGGCACAACACGGACAGCCGTCCGGTCTTCGATCCCCTGCTCGCCTTCGCCTTCCTCACCGGCGGGATCCAGGCCACACGACGGACTCCCTTCACGGCGATCTGGGGATTCCTGATGTTGCTTCCCACCTTCCTGTCGACGGAAGCGCCCCATTATCTGCGGGCCAGCGGGGTGCTCCCGGTGGCGGCCTTCTGGGCGGCCACTGGCCTCTGGACCCTCGCCGGGATCACCGATCGATGGATCCGAGCCCCCTGGGGACGCGCGGCGATCCTGGGGGGATGCCTGGGGCTGAGCTTCCCCTGGCACACGGTGGCTTACTTCGATCCCACCTGGTGGGCGCAGGCCCGCGTCCGGGGCGCTTTCTCCCTCGACTCCCGGGAAGCGGCGGATGAGATCCGATCTTTCCTGAACACCTATCCCCATGGCACCGTGATCCTGTCGGAGCGCCTCTGGGCCGGACGGGCGGAGATGCGGTTCCTGCTCTGGAACCAGCCGGCCGTGCGCATCCGCCGCCTGGAGAAGGATCCGCCCGAGCCGCCCCTCACTCCGGCCCTGGTTGTCGGATGGCAGTATGAACCGGTTCCCCTTCTGCGCCGCTGGCTCCCCCGGGAAGCCCTGATCTCCATGCGCGCTCCGGATCCATGGCCCGGGGAGGACACCCCCCGCTATCGGGCCATGTGGGCGGAACCGGCGGATCGGATGCGATCCAATCTGCAGGCCGTTTTCGAGGATGGAATCGCCCTGAAAGGGGGGATCGCCCAGCGGAGCGGACGCCGGCTCACCGTGATCCTGGATTGGGAGGCGCTTGGGAAACCCTCCCGGGATTACAGCGTGTTTGTGCACATCTATCCAGAGGCGGAGGCCCGCCAGTGGCCCCCCACCTCTCCTCCGATCGCTCAACGGGATGGGGGCATCATGGATGGAGCCTACAACACCGGGCTCTGGCAGCCCGGCGACCGGATCCGAGAGACCCGAACGGTGATCCTTCCGGCGTCCCTATCCAGGACCCCATTGAAGATCTGGGTGGGGCTGTATCGGTGGGAAGATGGGACCCGCCTGCGAGTCCAGGGCGGAGGAGAAGCCGTGTCGATTCCG